One genomic window of uncultured delta proteobacterium includes the following:
- a CDS encoding TRAP transporter solute receptor, TAXI family (modular protein) yields MWAKFRRHHPGNEWIFAHGRDAQNNKPYQFKGILFSGRMASLLLFYHAALYACLETEIVFIKNRACNVAGITIPGRPGVPCIWTMNLFLEEFHMKKRLLSVVLTLALSVVFCSAAFAAQVKRGDYFITVLTGPSSGIYFPIGGAFSTFIGSLGYKTSATATGATAENINALNTGQGEMAIAMADAVIQAVQAFGAYEGKKPATNLRAMMGLWPNYCQLVTTADSGIKKFEDLKGKRVGVGAPNSGVEVNARMMFEAHGMTYKDCRVDYLSYGEAIDQMKNGLCDAAFVTSGLGNATIRELGVTKKIAFVPIEGDARKKLIEKYPFYIEAVIPAATYGTDKDTQTAAVMNIMLVDNKLPNDVVYDLLENIYSAKGLEAIGASHSAAKANIKPDTATRGIVGTAVPFHPGAEKYYKDKGMLKK; encoded by the coding sequence ATGTGGGCAAAATTTCGCCGACACCACCCCGGCAATGAGTGGATTTTCGCTCACGGCCGGGACGCCCAAAATAACAAACCCTATCAGTTCAAGGGGATTTTATTCTCCGGCCGGATGGCATCGCTTTTGCTATTTTATCACGCGGCCCTCTATGCCTGCCTGGAAACGGAAATCGTTTTCATTAAGAACAGGGCCTGCAACGTCGCGGGAATCACTATCCCCGGCCGGCCCGGGGTGCCGTGTATTTGGACCATGAACCTATTTCTGGAGGAGTTCCATATGAAAAAACGGTTATTGTCTGTTGTTCTCACCCTTGCCCTCTCGGTTGTGTTCTGTTCCGCGGCCTTTGCCGCGCAGGTTAAACGCGGCGATTACTTCATCACCGTTTTGACCGGCCCCTCCAGCGGCATCTACTTCCCCATCGGCGGGGCCTTCTCCACCTTTATCGGCTCGCTGGGGTATAAAACCTCCGCGACAGCCACCGGCGCCACCGCCGAAAACATCAACGCCCTCAATACCGGCCAGGGCGAAATGGCGATCGCCATGGCCGACGCGGTCATCCAGGCGGTGCAGGCCTTCGGCGCGTATGAAGGCAAAAAGCCCGCCACCAACCTGCGCGCCATGATGGGCCTGTGGCCCAACTACTGCCAGCTCGTCACCACGGCCGATTCCGGCATCAAGAAATTTGAAGACCTCAAGGGCAAGCGCGTGGGCGTGGGCGCGCCGAACTCCGGCGTGGAAGTCAACGCGCGCATGATGTTCGAAGCCCACGGCATGACCTACAAAGATTGCCGGGTTGACTACCTCTCCTACGGCGAAGCCATTGACCAGATGAAGAACGGTCTGTGCGACGCGGCGTTCGTCACCTCCGGCCTCGGCAACGCCACCATCCGCGAATTGGGCGTGACCAAGAAAATCGCCTTTGTGCCCATTGAAGGCGACGCCCGCAAAAAGCTGATCGAAAAGTATCCTTTCTACATCGAGGCTGTCATTCCCGCCGCCACCTACGGCACCGACAAGGATACCCAGACCGCCGCGGTCATGAACATCATGCTGGTGGACAACAAGCTCCCCAACGACGTTGTGTATGACCTGCTTGAAAACATTTACTCCGCCAAGGGCCTTGAAGCGATAGGCGCGTCCCATTCCGCCGCGAAGGCCAACATCAAGCCGGATACCGCGACCCGCGGCATCGTCGGCACCGCCGTGCCGTTCCACCCCGGCGCTGAAAAGTACTACAAGGACAAGGGCATGTTGAAGAAGTAG
- a CDS encoding TRAP transporter, 4TM/12TM fusion protein, with amino-acid sequence MADTMHEDMKKNRTEMEQEVSDDAIAKAMGGELTEAQQKLIEELDKESSVRKLANSSLARAFYLVCIAVTLYHFITSFIGTPVILKHRSLHVAMMLALTFILYPFSKKSSFKTVAWYDWVLVLLSLAAPLYIWSDYMGVVERAGMPDSMDVVMATLLVVLVLEASRRVSGWALVVLSLVFIAYGLFGRDMPGIFGHRGYNWVQISNHFFANTEGIYGTSVSVAASYIFLFILFGTVMGKSGMGAFFNDFAMALAGHTKGGPAKVAVLSSGLLGSINGSAVANVVTTGAFTIPLMKKTGYSKEFAGAVEASASVGGQLLPPVMGAAAFIMAEILSVPYSVIIVHAAIPALLYYLGIIIQVQLRAGKTGLYGLPKDRLPKVKAVMQDKGHLLIPIFLLLYLLLFSGVTVVFAAVITIVTTIIVSMCKKSTRMSFKDICDAFADGAKQTVPVAIACACVGIIIGVTSKTGFGLTMANAIITLGSQTLIFTLVFTMITCMILGMGVPSIPAYIITATIAAPALAKLGIPAVAAHLFAFYYAMFANLTPPVALAAFAAAGISGGDAMKTGVAAVKLAIAGFIVPFMFVYSPQLLLINTTFLEGLRVTIGACIGVFMIGVAVEGYLFTKVNILVRIIAFGCAVCLIDGGLITDGIGLTGLVLLFAVQTFLARRLPPQAPAREEQAA; translated from the coding sequence ATGGCCGACACGATGCATGAAGATATGAAAAAAAACCGGACGGAAATGGAGCAGGAAGTTTCCGACGACGCCATCGCAAAAGCGATGGGCGGGGAACTGACAGAGGCGCAGCAAAAGCTCATAGAGGAACTGGACAAGGAATCCTCTGTCCGCAAGCTGGCGAACTCCTCTCTTGCAAGGGCCTTCTATCTGGTGTGCATCGCGGTGACGCTGTACCATTTCATCACGTCGTTCATCGGGACTCCCGTCATCCTCAAGCACCGCTCGCTGCACGTCGCCATGATGCTGGCGCTGACGTTCATCCTCTACCCTTTCAGCAAGAAAAGCAGCTTCAAGACCGTGGCCTGGTATGACTGGGTTCTGGTTCTCCTGTCTCTCGCCGCGCCGCTCTATATCTGGTCCGACTACATGGGCGTGGTTGAGCGGGCGGGCATGCCCGACTCCATGGACGTCGTCATGGCGACCCTCCTGGTGGTCCTGGTGCTGGAAGCCTCGCGCCGGGTTTCGGGCTGGGCGCTGGTCGTCCTTAGCCTGGTGTTTATCGCTTACGGCCTGTTCGGCCGCGACATGCCGGGCATTTTCGGCCACCGCGGCTATAACTGGGTCCAGATCTCCAACCACTTTTTCGCCAACACCGAGGGCATTTACGGCACCTCCGTAAGCGTGGCGGCAAGCTACATCTTCCTGTTCATCCTGTTCGGCACGGTCATGGGCAAATCCGGCATGGGGGCCTTTTTCAACGATTTCGCCATGGCGCTGGCCGGCCACACCAAAGGCGGCCCGGCGAAGGTGGCGGTTCTGTCTTCCGGGCTCCTCGGCTCCATCAACGGCTCGGCCGTGGCCAACGTGGTCACCACCGGCGCCTTCACCATACCGCTGATGAAAAAAACCGGCTATTCCAAGGAATTCGCCGGGGCGGTCGAAGCCTCGGCCTCCGTGGGCGGGCAGTTGCTGCCCCCGGTCATGGGCGCGGCGGCCTTCATCATGGCTGAAATTTTAAGCGTGCCCTATTCCGTCATCATCGTGCACGCGGCCATCCCGGCGCTGCTCTATTACCTCGGCATCATCATTCAGGTGCAGCTGCGCGCCGGGAAAACGGGCCTCTACGGCCTGCCCAAGGACAGGCTCCCCAAAGTCAAGGCCGTCATGCAGGACAAGGGGCATCTGCTCATCCCCATCTTTCTCCTGCTGTACCTTCTGCTCTTCTCCGGCGTCACGGTCGTGTTCGCGGCGGTCATTACTATCGTGACGACGATCATCGTGTCCATGTGCAAAAAATCCACCCGCATGAGCTTCAAGGACATCTGCGACGCCTTCGCGGACGGCGCCAAGCAGACCGTGCCCGTGGCCATCGCCTGCGCGTGCGTCGGCATCATCATCGGCGTGACCTCCAAGACGGGTTTCGGCCTGACCATGGCCAACGCCATCATCACGCTGGGCAGCCAGACGCTGATCTTCACTCTGGTCTTCACCATGATTACCTGTATGATCCTGGGCATGGGCGTGCCGTCCATCCCCGCGTACATCATCACGGCGACCATCGCGGCCCCGGCGCTGGCCAAGCTCGGCATTCCCGCCGTGGCGGCCCACCTTTTCGCCTTTTACTACGCCATGTTCGCCAACCTCACCCCCCCGGTGGCGCTGGCGGCCTTCGCCGCCGCGGGCATCTCCGGCGGCGACGCCATGAAAACCGGCGTCGCGGCGGTAAAACTGGCCATTGCCGGATTTATCGTGCCCTTCATGTTCGTGTACTCGCCGCAGCTTCTGCTCATCAACACCACCTTCCTTGAAGGGCTGCGCGTCACCATCGGCGCGTGCATCGGCGTGTTCATGATCGGCGTTGCCGTGGAAGGCTATCTCTTCACCAAGGTCAATATACTTGTGCGGATCATCGCGTTCGGCTGCGCGGTCTGCCTCATCGACGGCGGGTTGATTACCGACGGCATCGGCCTGACCGGCCTGGTTCTGCTGTTCGCGGTCCAGACGTTCCTTGCAAGGCGGTTGCCGCCTCAGGCTCCGGCCAGGGAAGAACAAGCGGCGTAA
- the dctD gene encoding C4-dicarboxylate transport transcriptional regulatory protein DctD has product MTVQSLVYVVDDDSSLRLSVRQCLELMDFTVHDFDQAENVLEKTTPLFEGVILSDVRMPGMDGLTLLRRVRDIDKDLPVILITAHGDVATAVEAMQDGAYDFIEKPFDENTLVDVLRRALEKRRLVLDLRRVKTDLAAAQGLDSRFVGAHPGMREIKRRIMDIAPTAAAVLLCGETGTGKEVVARCLHDCSPRKDKPFVVVDCASIPLSIAESELFGYVKGAFTGADRDHMGKLEAADGGTLFLDEINSLPLEVQGKLLRALQEKAVTPVGAHVPKPVDFRVISSTNEDLRRGIEEKRFREDLYYRLATIELNLPPLRQHKEDIPLLFGLFLEHAAATYGREVLRPDNAVIARLMAHAWPGNVRELRNMADRYLFSGASALDALAPSGTAAAQASAGKGGSLTDHVNHFERQFILDAMRRHKGDMRAVMEDLGLPRRTLNEKMTKLGISRSSVMQDLE; this is encoded by the coding sequence ATGACAGTACAGTCTCTCGTATACGTGGTCGACGACGACAGCAGCCTGCGCCTTTCCGTGCGCCAGTGCCTTGAGTTGATGGACTTTACCGTCCACGACTTCGATCAGGCCGAAAACGTTCTGGAGAAAACGACGCCCCTGTTCGAAGGCGTCATCCTCTCGGACGTGCGCATGCCGGGAATGGACGGGCTCACGCTCTTGCGGCGCGTGCGGGATATCGACAAAGATCTGCCCGTCATCCTCATCACCGCGCACGGGGATGTGGCCACCGCCGTGGAAGCCATGCAGGACGGGGCTTACGATTTTATCGAGAAACCCTTTGACGAGAACACACTCGTCGACGTGCTGCGCCGCGCCCTGGAAAAACGGCGCCTCGTGCTGGACCTGCGCCGCGTCAAAACCGACCTTGCGGCCGCCCAGGGGCTTGATTCGCGTTTTGTGGGCGCGCACCCGGGCATGCGGGAGATCAAGCGGCGGATCATGGACATCGCGCCCACGGCCGCCGCCGTGCTGCTGTGCGGGGAGACCGGCACCGGCAAAGAGGTCGTGGCCCGCTGTCTGCACGACTGCAGCCCGCGCAAAGACAAGCCTTTCGTGGTGGTGGACTGCGCCTCCATCCCGCTTTCCATCGCGGAAAGCGAGCTGTTCGGCTATGTGAAGGGCGCGTTCACCGGGGCCGACAGGGACCACATGGGCAAGCTTGAAGCCGCGGACGGCGGCACGCTGTTCCTTGATGAAATCAACAGCCTGCCCTTGGAAGTGCAGGGCAAGCTGCTCCGCGCCCTGCAGGAAAAGGCCGTAACGCCCGTGGGCGCGCACGTGCCGAAACCGGTCGATTTTCGCGTCATCTCCTCCACCAACGAGGATTTGCGGCGGGGCATCGAGGAAAAACGGTTCCGGGAAGACCTGTATTACCGGCTGGCCACCATTGAGCTGAATCTGCCGCCGCTCAGGCAGCACAAGGAAGATATCCCCCTGCTGTTCGGCCTGTTCCTCGAGCATGCGGCCGCAACTTACGGGCGGGAGGTCCTCCGCCCGGACAACGCGGTTATCGCAAGGCTCATGGCCCATGCCTGGCCCGGAAACGTCCGGGAACTGCGCAACATGGCGGACCGCTATCTTTTTTCGGGCGCCAGCGCCCTTGACGCGCTGGCGCCGTCCGGCACGGCAGCCGCGCAGGCGTCCGCGGGCAAGGGCGGTTCCCTCACGGACCATGTGAACCATTTCGAGCGGCAGTTCATCCTTGATGCCATGCGGCGCCACAAGGGCGACATGCGCGCCGTCATGGAAGACCTGGGTCTGCCGCGCCGCACATTGAACGAAAAAATGACCAAACTCGGCATTTCCAGATCATCCGTGATGCAGGATCTCGAGTAG
- a CDS encoding putative C4-dicarboxylate transport sensor protein DctB (Evidence 3 : Function proposed based on presence of conserved amino acid motif, structural feature or limited homology) yields MASPRPAQRWRYHLGGKSFAVSLLLGFPLCLCAVWFFTHIAEQRFAESMARRARERLVIYSGTLDSALNRFSYLSFVLASHPEVQRSVTRGDNIDAMNRYLEELNKTAKSMELFIINREGITIAASNWNNSESFVGHDYHYRPYFQNAMNVGHGQFFGVGATTGKPGFFFTKPIPDPDKAEDGGPHTPAGVAVTKVNLAMLQREWSDSGETVFITDEHGIIFLSSRDEWRYRATKPLSDEAGDALLYQRQYGNTLPDPIEVAAYKRGSLDLMDIGGETWMYTTRRFVEYGWTFWFLTPVTALEQETQVLWLIGGSAVCILLLLLLLARTVLAWSRARRGAMEAKRIQAVNRRLAQEIRIRKETEKELLAAQDDLLHASRMAALGQVAASVVHELSQPVTAMGMFAASCRRLAEEGRQDKVVQTIGHMTGLVDRIKVLIDQLRHFSRKAPGHTGMVPLKAAIANALTVLQFKQEEAACAVSVVCPDNTAVLADAMQLEQVLINLIHNALDAVGALEKSEERTVSIEAAVDTDMVTVSVTDNGPGIGPADRDHIFTPFFSTKKSGEGIGLGLAIVDNIVRSMRGEIRVADNLPRGTRFALRLRLAEHDGNTQ; encoded by the coding sequence ATGGCCTCACCGCGACCGGCTCAACGATGGCGCTACCATCTCGGCGGCAAAAGTTTTGCCGTCTCTCTCCTGCTGGGGTTTCCCCTGTGCCTTTGCGCGGTCTGGTTTTTCACGCATATAGCGGAACAGCGGTTTGCCGAGTCCATGGCGCGCAGGGCGCGCGAGCGGCTGGTCATCTATTCCGGCACGCTCGATTCCGCGCTGAACCGGTTCAGCTATCTTTCCTTCGTCCTGGCGAGCCATCCGGAGGTGCAGCGGTCCGTCACGCGCGGCGACAATATCGACGCCATGAACCGCTACCTCGAAGAACTGAACAAAACAGCCAAGTCGATGGAATTGTTCATCATCAACCGGGAAGGCATCACCATCGCGGCCAGCAACTGGAACAATTCCGAGAGTTTCGTCGGCCACGACTACCATTACCGCCCCTATTTCCAGAACGCCATGAACGTCGGGCACGGCCAGTTTTTCGGCGTGGGCGCGACCACCGGCAAACCCGGGTTTTTCTTCACCAAGCCCATCCCGGACCCGGACAAGGCGGAAGACGGCGGGCCGCATACCCCGGCGGGGGTGGCCGTCACCAAGGTCAATCTGGCCATGCTGCAACGGGAATGGAGCGACAGCGGCGAGACCGTCTTCATCACCGACGAGCACGGCATCATTTTTCTCTCCAGCCGGGACGAATGGCGATACCGGGCCACCAAACCCCTGAGCGACGAGGCCGGGGACGCTCTTTTGTACCAGCGGCAATACGGCAATACGTTGCCCGACCCCATTGAGGTTGCCGCGTACAAACGGGGGAGCCTCGACCTCATGGACATCGGCGGCGAGACCTGGATGTACACCACCCGCCGGTTCGTGGAGTACGGCTGGACGTTCTGGTTCCTCACCCCGGTCACGGCCCTGGAACAGGAAACGCAGGTTTTGTGGCTTATCGGCGGCAGCGCGGTCTGCATTCTGCTCCTGCTCCTCCTTCTGGCGCGCACGGTCCTCGCCTGGAGCCGGGCCAGACGGGGAGCCATGGAAGCCAAGCGCATCCAGGCCGTGAACCGGCGTCTGGCGCAGGAGATACGCATCCGCAAGGAAACGGAAAAAGAACTGCTGGCCGCGCAGGACGATTTGCTCCACGCCTCCCGCATGGCCGCCCTCGGCCAGGTGGCGGCCTCCGTGGTGCACGAGCTCAGCCAGCCCGTGACGGCCATGGGCATGTTTGCCGCCTCCTGCCGGCGCCTGGCCGAGGAAGGCCGCCAGGACAAGGTCGTGCAGACCATCGGCCACATGACGGGCCTGGTGGACCGCATCAAGGTTCTCATCGACCAGCTGCGGCATTTTTCACGCAAGGCGCCGGGGCATACCGGCATGGTGCCGCTCAAGGCGGCAATCGCCAACGCGCTGACCGTGCTCCAGTTCAAGCAGGAGGAAGCGGCTTGCGCGGTGAGCGTCGTCTGCCCGGACAATACCGCCGTGCTGGCGGACGCGATGCAGTTGGAGCAGGTGTTAATCAACCTCATCCATAACGCCCTTGACGCGGTGGGCGCCCTGGAAAAATCGGAAGAGAGGACGGTGAGCATAGAGGCTGCCGTGGACACGGACATGGTGACGGTTTCCGTCACGGACAACGGGCCGGGCATAGGCCCGGCGGACAGGGACCATATTTTCACCCCCTTTTTTTCCACCAAAAAATCCGGCGAGGGCATCGGCCTCGGTCTTGCCATCGTGGACAACATTGTCCGTTCGATGCGCGGGGAAATCCGCGTCGCGGACAACCTGCCGCGCGGCACGCGGTTTGCCTTGCGGCTGCGCCTCGCGGAACATGACGGGAACACGCAATGA
- a CDS encoding conserved exported hypothetical protein (Evidence 4 : Homologs of previously reported genes of unknown function), with protein sequence MPKPLPHLFAVIVLSVCLPLSAGAARDPAQNAAETGRVPGPMVLPQAWPGGETFPAGFAALMNHVSLSSAKLYKGSSRYDYTTPMGTKVGPRRNDQFVNVFKIRYGITDRLEVRTATPYISANIKNHSDSGDWKGGLGDTTLMFRYGLKKRSEDSPFSVAADIGVTLPTGEVGDQEKYLATNAFSVIMGGGFSWVDHDQRVDLDGRYAAYTEGAHGIKPGDFALFHAHYAYALTRNFDIGAEAYYRFEQQSEVNGKDRHDAFSEAYMGPKIQIKVPEWAYMMVGAAVLFPVYRGYDSPRFSTDARYEFSLLFAF encoded by the coding sequence ATGCCCAAACCGCTACCGCATCTTTTTGCAGTGATTGTGCTTTCCGTCTGTCTGCCGCTTTCCGCCGGGGCCGCCCGGGATCCCGCGCAAAACGCCGCGGAGACCGGCCGCGTTCCCGGCCCCATGGTCCTGCCGCAGGCCTGGCCCGGCGGCGAAACGTTCCCCGCCGGGTTCGCCGCGCTGATGAACCACGTCAGCCTTTCCTCCGCAAAACTCTACAAGGGCTCGTCCCGCTACGACTACACTACCCCCATGGGGACCAAAGTCGGGCCCAGGCGCAACGACCAGTTCGTCAACGTGTTCAAGATCCGCTACGGTATCACGGACCGGCTGGAAGTGCGCACCGCGACCCCCTACATCAGCGCGAACATCAAAAACCACTCGGACAGCGGCGACTGGAAAGGCGGCCTCGGCGACACGACCCTGATGTTCCGCTACGGCCTGAAAAAACGCAGCGAGGATTCCCCTTTTTCCGTGGCCGCCGACATCGGCGTAACCCTGCCCACCGGCGAGGTGGGAGATCAGGAAAAATACCTCGCCACCAACGCGTTCAGCGTGATTATGGGCGGCGGGTTCAGCTGGGTGGACCACGACCAGCGCGTGGATCTGGACGGGCGGTACGCCGCCTACACCGAAGGCGCGCACGGCATCAAGCCGGGCGACTTCGCCCTGTTCCACGCCCATTACGCCTATGCCCTGACCCGGAACTTCGACATCGGGGCCGAGGCGTATTACCGGTTTGAACAGCAGAGCGAAGTGAACGGGAAGGACCGGCACGACGCTTTTTCCGAGGCGTACATGGGGCCGAAAATTCAGATAAAAGTGCCGGAGTGGGCGTACATGATGGTGGGCGCGGCCGTGCTTTTCCCGGTGTACCGCGGCTATGACAGCCCGCGCTTTTCCACGGACGCGCGCTATGAATTCTCCCTGCTGTTCGCGTTTTAA
- a CDS encoding LuxR family Bacterial regulatory protein codes for MHMHRSAVNTAALFFSDRLTASLAAVSSRSLTLVEAPMGYGKTVAVRETLRKKGARVIWVSVLGRGETAFWRDFCRALARVFPGQTDVVESLARLGYPGDSVRVDAARELLLQLYLDRETVMVLDDIHFLPASVSGGGMGRLCTLLARQGVTNLRVVLISRDTWGGERELLSLKGELAVIGRESFALTPEEIRGYYAACGVILKKKDAAALHKATDGWISALYLYLLRYSADGFFSRPPAVSALLEKEIFARLSPGARELLLALSPLERFTKAQAEFLLGGAEGDASAVLAGLQEKNSFISHDELSGTYALHSLFRQYLQERFAALDAQKQRDIHRRCAAWFTLRQDAFSAIEAYHAAGDYEDALAVLESDMSRNFVTERSLFFVDFFKSCPEDVLARHMGAAFKYAIAAFTTGDFRAFGEQIGWLGKKCAERAAAHGEDDPETKAWRGELELLLSFAAYNDIAAMSRHHRRANELLGRPTKLFGPESPWTLGSPSVLFMFHRESGKLDEELALMDECLPHYYTLAAMHGAGGEHQMRAEALYYRGKFQEAAIACHQAEAMARANGQLSVALCAMFLRARLALANGDYPAAESLIRGMRDAIREKRDFFLLHTVDLCSGFLNAALGRLEDIPDWLLFSAGEENRLYTFAGGYYYIAHGRALLLEGEYAALVGLFAWLLQTGAFAGNALFTLYAHIYTAAARTAMGRQAEAEASLRAALALALPDGLYLPLAVNAAFLPQLKKLGQESALHEGVARILGMAAGLGKARKAIFAECFGENGVPSLTKREAELVRLGLSGMPYREIAAATGLAPSSVKRYFATLYKKLGVNNRAELIARMGAK; via the coding sequence ATGCATATGCACCGTTCCGCCGTCAACACCGCCGCCCTGTTCTTTTCAGACAGGCTTACCGCCAGTCTCGCGGCGGTCTCCTCCCGCTCCCTGACGCTGGTGGAAGCGCCCATGGGGTACGGCAAAACGGTTGCCGTGCGGGAAACCCTGCGCAAAAAAGGCGCCAGGGTGATCTGGGTTTCCGTGCTGGGCAGGGGGGAAACGGCCTTCTGGCGGGATTTCTGCCGCGCTCTCGCCCGCGTGTTCCCCGGCCAGACGGATGTGGTGGAATCCCTCGCCCGCCTGGGGTATCCCGGCGATTCCGTGCGTGTCGACGCGGCCCGCGAGCTTCTGCTCCAGTTGTACCTGGACCGGGAAACCGTGATGGTGCTTGACGACATCCACTTTTTGCCCGCATCGGTCTCCGGCGGCGGCATGGGCAGGCTCTGCACGCTGCTGGCCCGGCAGGGCGTGACCAACCTGCGCGTGGTGCTCATCTCCCGCGATACCTGGGGCGGCGAGCGCGAGTTACTGTCCCTCAAGGGCGAACTCGCGGTCATCGGCCGCGAGAGCTTTGCCCTGACCCCGGAGGAAATCCGGGGGTATTACGCCGCCTGCGGCGTCATCCTGAAAAAAAAGGACGCCGCCGCCCTGCACAAGGCCACGGACGGCTGGATCAGCGCCCTGTACCTGTATCTTCTGCGCTACAGCGCGGACGGTTTTTTTTCCCGGCCCCCGGCCGTGAGCGCGCTGCTGGAGAAAGAAATCTTCGCCCGGCTGTCCCCCGGGGCGCGGGAACTGCTTCTCGCCCTTTCCCCGCTTGAGCGGTTCACCAAAGCCCAGGCGGAATTCCTGCTCGGCGGAGCGGAAGGGGATGCCTCCGCCGTGCTGGCCGGGCTTCAGGAGAAAAACTCCTTCATCTCCCACGACGAACTGAGCGGCACCTACGCCCTGCACAGCCTGTTCCGCCAGTATCTGCAAGAGCGCTTCGCGGCGCTTGACGCGCAAAAGCAGAGGGATATCCACCGCCGGTGCGCGGCATGGTTCACCTTGCGGCAAGATGCCTTTTCGGCCATAGAGGCCTACCATGCGGCGGGGGATTACGAAGACGCCCTGGCCGTGCTGGAAAGCGACATGAGCCGCAACTTCGTCACGGAACGCTCCCTCTTTTTCGTGGACTTTTTCAAATCCTGCCCCGAGGACGTGCTGGCCCGCCACATGGGCGCGGCCTTCAAGTACGCCATAGCCGCCTTCACCACCGGGGATTTTCGCGCCTTCGGGGAGCAGATCGGCTGGCTGGGCAAAAAATGCGCGGAACGGGCCGCCGCGCACGGCGAAGACGACCCCGAAACCAAAGCCTGGCGCGGGGAGCTGGAGCTTTTACTCTCTTTTGCCGCGTACAACGACATCGCGGCCATGTCGCGCCACCACCGCCGGGCCAACGAACTTCTGGGCAGACCCACGAAGCTGTTCGGGCCGGAATCGCCCTGGACGCTCGGCTCCCCCTCGGTGCTGTTCATGTTCCACCGGGAAAGCGGCAAACTGGACGAAGAACTCGCCCTCATGGACGAATGCCTGCCGCACTACTACACCCTGGCCGCCATGCACGGCGCGGGCGGCGAGCACCAGATGCGGGCCGAGGCCCTGTATTACAGGGGGAAGTTCCAGGAGGCGGCCATCGCCTGCCACCAGGCCGAGGCCATGGCCCGGGCCAACGGCCAGCTCAGCGTGGCGCTCTGTGCCATGTTCCTGCGCGCGCGCCTGGCCCTGGCGAACGGCGATTACCCGGCCGCCGAATCCCTCATCCGCGGCATGCGCGACGCCATCCGGGAAAAGCGGGACTTTTTCCTGCTGCATACCGTGGATTTGTGCTCGGGGTTCCTTAACGCGGCCCTGGGCAGGCTTGAGGATATCCCGGACTGGCTGCTGTTCAGCGCGGGCGAGGAAAACCGGCTGTATACCTTCGCGGGCGGGTATTATTACATCGCGCACGGCCGGGCGCTGCTCCTCGAGGGGGAATACGCCGCCCTGGTCGGGCTCTTCGCCTGGCTGTTGCAGACCGGCGCCTTTGCCGGCAACGCGCTGTTCACACTGTACGCGCATATATACACGGCCGCCGCGCGCACTGCCATGGGAAGGCAGGCGGAGGCGGAAGCTTCGCTGCGCGCCGCCCTGGCCCTGGCCCTGCCGGACGGGCTGTACCTGCCGCTCGCTGTGAACGCGGCCTTTCTGCCGCAACTCAAAAAGCTGGGGCAAGAGAGCGCGTTACACGAAGGGGTGGCGCGCATACTGGGGATGGCCGCCGGGCTGGGCAAGGCCCGCAAGGCTATTTTCGCGGAATGTTTCGGGGAAAACGGCGTGCCTTCCCTGACCAAGCGGGAGGCCGAACTGGTCCGCCTGGGGCTTTCCGGCATGCCGTATAGAGAGATCGCGGCGGCGACGGGGCTTGCGCCCAGCTCGGTCAAGCGGTACTTCGCCACGCTGTATAAGAAGCTCGGCGTCAACAACCGGGCGGAGTTGATTGCGCGGATGGGCGCGAAATAG